TCGCTAAAGACCCAAATGCAGATATCGAAAAACATGCAGTGCGGTTAACAATATCTGCTACGTATATAGTACTTTCCTTAACTGCGTTGTTAAATCTCATTTTGAATCGGCTTTAACTTTTTTTACAAGTTTTATTCAATAAGCACATTTACAACAAAACAGACTACTCCCTATAACCAGATAGGGGGAAGTCTTTACTTTTTTATAAAACTTCATGCCCGGCTATGCGGGGATTACATCATTCCCATGCCGCCCATGTAAGGCATTCCAGGAGCTTCTTTCTCAGGGATGTCAGCAAACAACTGCTTCAATTTTTAAGATGCTCAACGATAACTGAGCCTTCTAAGCCAGCGTTAGCGAACATGGTACCTATACTCCCTATAATTTCCTCCACTTCGCATTTCTACCCAACCCTATAGGTTCAATGACCTGTTGTACTTTTAGTTCATTTAACACACGATTAATGGTTGCTTCGCTAACATCTGGACAAGCGTTACGAATATCTGATTTTGTGAAATAGCCCAGTTTCTTTTCGATATAGTCATGGATTCGTTGGCTTTTTCCGCCTATTTGCGTTTCAATAATGCCGACTCGGCTTTCTAAATCTTTATACGCTGCAATAAATGTACCTAATAAATAATTCAACCATGGGAAAATATTGTTTTTATTTTCATGCCAACCGATAGAAGATGTTCTTAATGATTCATAATAATCTTCTTTCGACTCTTCAATGATTTTTTCCAAACTAATATAGCGACCTACTTCGTAGCCGAATTTATACAACAATAATAAGGTCAATAATCGCGCCATTCTCCCATTCCCATCATTAAAGGGATGGACGGATAAGAAATCTAATATAAAAATACTAATTAAAATAAGAGGTTCTACATCTGATTTCACCATTCGCTCCCTCAACTCTTCACACAATCTCTGCATCGCAGTTGGAGTCTCGAATGCAGAAAGAGGTTGAAAGCGAATACGCTTCGTGCCATCTACAAATGTTTCACTGATAATATTATCAACGTTTTTCCATCGTCCGCCTTCGATTGGATTATAACGATACAATTCTTTATGTAATTGTAAAATTACACTTTCTCTTATAGGAATGGCATCATATGAGGAATGAACAAGTTGTAATACATCTCGATAGCCAGCAATTTCACCCTCTGAACGATCTTTCAAATCAATATCATTTTGCATGATACTTTTTAATCGACTATCTGTAATAATAATCCCTTCGATGGCATTAGACGCTTTAGTGGATTGAATTACTGCTACATCCTTTAGTGTTTCTAAAATTTGCGGCGCTTGTTGTTTATATAGCTCTTGCTTACCTTTATATTCATTGATTTTAGCTATTAAATTTACTGTTTCCATCGGCATCATTAATTGCTTTAATTGTTCATATTGAAATGTTCTCATTACTTCACCTTTTGAAAAATTAATAATCCAGTTAAAACTAATTCATGTCCTACAAGCATAATTGACTAATATAAACTAGTTAATGGATATGTTCATTGTAATATAAACATGTTCATTGTACAAGGGATTAAGCGAAGCGAAATCTCATTCTGATATTAAAAATAAGCGGAGTTTTTTCTGTTGGACTGCAGAATAGAGCTTGGTTCTGGGGATATAAGTGGAGGTTTTCCGGTTAAGCAAAGCAGAATTACTCATTTTCACGTTTTTCGAGTCAATAGTCGGAATCCTTCCGTCTATTTAGGCTATTTTCAGTGTTATTTCTTAATCAAGAGAAATTTCTCCGCTTATTATTACACTTGTTTTAATGAATAAAAGAAATATTTGCGCCGCTTCAATCTAAAAAGACTACTCCACTTTTCAGTAGAGTAGTCTTTCATTGTTTTTATAAAGCATTTCGTAAAAATGGAGCAGGAGAACCGTCCCCATGTTCCACACCGAACGTGGCAGGGATTACATCATTCCCATTCCGCCCATTCCGCCCATATCAGGCATTGCAGGCTCTTGCTCTGGAATGTCAGCTACTACTGCTTCTGTTGTTAAGAACATAGCAGCTACAGATGTTGCGTTTTGTAATGCAGAACGAGTCACTTTCGTTGGGTCAACGATACCAGCTTCAACCATGTTTACCCATTCGCCAGTTGCAGCGTTGAAACCAACGCCAACTTTTTCATTTTTAAGACGTTCTACGATTACTGAACCTTCTAAGCCAGCATTAGCAGCGATTTGACGAACTGGCTCTTCTAATGCACGTAATACGATGCTTTGTCCAGTTGCTTCGTCACCTTCTAACTCAAGAGCTGCTACTTTGTTGTAAACGTTCACTAGAGCAGTACCACCACCAGCTACGATACCTTCTTCCACTGCCGCACGAGTTGCGTTTAATGCGTCTTCGATGCGAAGCTTCTTCTCTTTTAATTCAGTTTCAGTAGCAGCACCAACTTTGATTACAGCTACACCGCCTGCTAATTTAGCTAAGCGCTCTTGTAATTTTTCCTTATCAAACTCAGAAGTTGTTTCTTCCATTTGTTTGCGGATTTGGTTTACGCGGCCTGCGATATCGCTAGAATCGCCAGCACCTTCAACGATTGTTGTATTTTCTTTAGTAACAACAACTTTAGAAGCGCGTCCTAGTTGTTCGATAGATGCAGATTTAAGATCTAAACCGATATCTTCAGTAATTACTTGACCACCAGTTAAGATTGCGATATCTTCTAGCATTGCTTTACGACGGTCACCGAAGCCAGGAGCTTTAACAGCTACTGCATTAAACGTACCACGAAGTTTGTTAACTACTAATGTTGCAAGTGCTTCACCTTCAACATCTTCAGCAATCATTAATAATGGCTTGCCTTGTTGCACTACTTGTTCTAATACAGGTAAGATTTCTTGAATGCTAGCAATTTTCTTATCTGTAATTAAAATATATGGGTTTTCAAGAACAGCTTCCATTTTTTCTGAATTTGTTACCATATATGGTGAAGAGTAGCCACGGTCAAATTGCATACCTTCTACTACCTCTAATTCAGTTGTGAAGCCTTTTGATTCTTCGATTGTGATAACGCCGTCATTACCTACGCGCTCCATTGCTTCAGCAATTAATTGACCTACTTCATCATTGTCAGCTGAAATTGCTGCAACTTGTGCGATAGATTCTTTACCTTGGATTGGCTTAGAAATAGCTTTTAATTCTTCTACAGCTGCTTGAGTTGCTTTTTCAATACCTTTACGGATTCCCATTGGGTTAGCGCCAGCTGTTACATTCTTTAAGCCTTCGCGGATTAATGCTTGAGCTAATACAGTTGCAGTAGTAGTACCGTCACCAGCAACATCATTTGTTTTGCTTGCTACTTCAGCAACTAATTTTGCACCCATGTTTTCGAATGCATCTGGTAATTCGATTTCTTTTGCGATTGTTACACCATCATTTGTAATTAATGGAGAACCGAATTTTTTCTCTAATACAACATTACGTCCTTTTGGTCCAAGTGTTACTTTAACTGCGTTTGCTAATGCGTCTACACCACGTAGCATCGCACGACGAGCATCTTCACTAAATTTAATTTCCTTTGCCATTAAAGTTGTACCTCCTCAAATTTTTATATCAATTCTATTTAGATTACTTTGACAAGGGTGATCTACTATGTAAGGAGACTAGTAGATCTATCTGGCGAAAATGACATAAAAGTGAGTCTTAACACACTTCATTTACTTTTCCGCGTTCAAGACCACTTAGCCTACAATTGCTAAAACATCATTTTCGCGAATAATTAAATACTCTTTACCTTCATATTTCACTTCTGTACCCGCATATTTTGAGAAAATGATGCGATCGCCTTCTTTTACTTCTAAAGCAACCTTCTCACCACTATCTAATACACGGCCAGTACCAACTGCTACAACGCGGCCTTCTTGCGGCTTTTCCTTCGCAGTATCTGGTAAAACGATTCCACTAGCAGTTTTTTCTTCTGCTTCTACAAGCTCAATAACAACACGGTCACCTAATGGTTTTAACAAGTGAAACACCCTCCTAAAATAAATTTGTAATGAAGTTAATTGATTTTTATTAGCACTCGTTAGACTTGAGTGCTAACACATTTATAATAATAAATAATCAACTACATTTTTGCAAGCAAAAACTATATTGTTTTTGTAAAAATTAACC
The DNA window shown above is from Bacillus sp. (in: firmicutes) and carries:
- a CDS encoding Fic family protein; translation: MRTFQYEQLKQLMMPMETVNLIAKINEYKGKQELYKQQAPQILETLKDVAVIQSTKASNAIEGIIITDSRLKSIMQNDIDLKDRSEGEIAGYRDVLQLVHSSYDAIPIRESVILQLHKELYRYNPIEGGRWKNVDNIISETFVDGTKRIRFQPLSAFETPTAMQRLCEELRERMVKSDVEPLILISIFILDFLSVHPFNDGNGRMARLLTLLLLYKFGYEVGRYISLEKIIEESKEDYYESLRTSSIGWHENKNNIFPWLNYLLGTFIAAYKDLESRVGIIETQIGGKSQRIHDYIEKKLGYFTKSDIRNACPDVSEATINRVLNELKVQQVIEPIGLGRNAKWRKL
- the groL gene encoding chaperonin GroEL (60 kDa chaperone family; promotes refolding of misfolded polypeptides especially under stressful conditions; forms two stacked rings of heptamers to form a barrel-shaped 14mer; ends can be capped by GroES; misfolded proteins enter the barrel where they are refolded when GroES binds), producing the protein MAKEIKFSEDARRAMLRGVDALANAVKVTLGPKGRNVVLEKKFGSPLITNDGVTIAKEIELPDAFENMGAKLVAEVASKTNDVAGDGTTTATVLAQALIREGLKNVTAGANPMGIRKGIEKATQAAVEELKAISKPIQGKESIAQVAAISADNDEVGQLIAEAMERVGNDGVITIEESKGFTTELEVVEGMQFDRGYSSPYMVTNSEKMEAVLENPYILITDKKIASIQEILPVLEQVVQQGKPLLMIAEDVEGEALATLVVNKLRGTFNAVAVKAPGFGDRRKAMLEDIAILTGGQVITEDIGLDLKSASIEQLGRASKVVVTKENTTIVEGAGDSSDIAGRVNQIRKQMEETTSEFDKEKLQERLAKLAGGVAVIKVGAATETELKEKKLRIEDALNATRAAVEEGIVAGGGTALVNVYNKVAALELEGDEATGQSIVLRALEEPVRQIAANAGLEGSVIVERLKNEKVGVGFNAATGEWVNMVEAGIVDPTKVTRSALQNATSVAAMFLTTEAVVADIPEQEPAMPDMGGMGGMGMM
- a CDS encoding co-chaperone GroES, which encodes MLKPLGDRVVIELVEAEEKTASGIVLPDTAKEKPQEGRVVAVGTGRVLDSGEKVALEVKEGDRIIFSKYAGTEVKYEGKEYLIIRENDVLAIVG